Proteins found in one Pectobacterium atrosepticum genomic segment:
- a CDS encoding efflux RND transporter permease subunit — MSEGRFNLSALAVRERSITLFLIILITVAGILSFFELGRAEDPPFTVKQMTIVSAWPGATAQEMQDQVAEPLEKRMQELKWYDRSETYTRPGLAFTMLSLQDGTPPSQVQEEFYQARKKLGDEAKNLPAGVIGPMVNDEFSDVTFSLFALKAKGEPQRLLVRDAESLRQRLLHVPGVKKVNIIGEQAERIFVSFSHDRLATLGIAPQDIFSVLNSQNVLTPAGSIDTNGPQVFIRLDGAFDKLEKIRETPIVVQGRTLKLSDVATVERGYEDPATFLVRNQSEPALLLGIIMREGWNGLDLGKSLDVETAKINEGMPLGMTFTKVTDQSVNISSSVDEFMIKFFVALLVVMVVCFVSMGWRVGVVVAAAVPLTLAIVFVVMEASGKNFDRITLGSLILALGLLVDDAIIAIEMMVVKMEEGYDRVKASAYAWSHTAAPMLAGTLVTAVGFMPNGFAQSTAGEYTSNMFWIVGIALIASWVVAVVFTPYLGVKMLPNIKTVEGGHAAIYDTRHYNRFRRLLTQVIARKWVVAGTVIAVFTVAILGMGLVKKQFFPTSDRPEVLVEIQMPYGTSIEQTSAAAAKVEAWLKNQKEAKIVTSYIGQGSPRFFLAMAPELPDPSFAKIVVLTDNPEAREALKFRLREVAAEGLAPEALVRVTQLVFGPNSPYPVAYRVMGPDPAQLREIAGKVEKVMLGSPMMRTVNTDWGPQVPTLHFTLNQDRLQAVGLTSNAVAQQLQFLLSGVPITSVREDIRSVQVMARAAGNIRLDPEKIAGFTLVGSAGQRIPLSQIGDVGVQMEDPILRRRDRTPTFTVRGDIAENLQPPDVSTAILKQLQPVIDTLPAGYRIEQAGPIEESAKATGAMAPLFPIMIAMTLLIIILQVRSMSAMVMVFLTAPLGLIGVVPTLLIFNQPFGINALVGLIALSGILMRNTLILIGQIHHNEQEGLAPFHAVVEATVQRARPVLLTAMAAILAFIPLTHSVFWGTLAYTLIGGTFGGTIITLVFLPAMYAIWFKIRPDDQKRVEQQATA; from the coding sequence ATGAGCGAGGGGCGATTCAATCTTTCGGCACTCGCCGTCCGCGAGCGCTCAATCACCTTATTTCTTATCATCCTGATTACCGTGGCCGGCATTCTGTCGTTCTTCGAACTGGGCCGAGCGGAAGACCCACCGTTTACGGTCAAGCAGATGACGATTGTTTCTGCCTGGCCGGGTGCTACCGCGCAGGAAATGCAGGATCAGGTAGCCGAACCGCTTGAAAAGCGTATGCAAGAGCTCAAGTGGTATGACCGTAGTGAGACTTACACGCGCCCTGGACTGGCTTTTACCATGCTGTCATTGCAGGACGGTACACCGCCTTCACAGGTGCAGGAAGAATTTTATCAGGCGCGTAAGAAGCTCGGCGATGAAGCGAAGAATCTGCCGGCAGGTGTGATCGGACCGATGGTTAACGACGAATTCTCCGATGTTACTTTTTCGCTCTTTGCGTTGAAGGCGAAAGGGGAGCCACAGCGGCTGCTGGTCCGTGATGCGGAATCGTTGCGCCAGCGTCTGCTTCATGTGCCGGGAGTGAAGAAAGTCAATATTATCGGCGAGCAGGCTGAGCGCATCTTTGTCTCGTTCTCTCATGACCGGCTGGCAACGCTGGGCATTGCTCCGCAGGATATTTTTTCCGTTCTCAACAGCCAGAACGTATTGACGCCTGCCGGTTCGATTGACACCAACGGGCCGCAGGTCTTTATCCGCCTAGATGGCGCCTTCGACAAACTAGAAAAGATCCGCGAAACGCCAATCGTCGTACAGGGCAGGACACTGAAACTCTCAGATGTGGCGACGGTTGAACGTGGCTACGAAGATCCGGCGACCTTCCTGGTCCGCAACCAGAGTGAACCCGCACTGTTGCTGGGTATCATTATGCGTGAGGGCTGGAACGGTCTGGATTTGGGTAAGTCACTGGATGTCGAGACGGCAAAAATCAATGAAGGCATGCCACTCGGCATGACGTTCACGAAAGTTACCGATCAGTCAGTGAATATCAGTTCGTCCGTCGACGAGTTCATGATCAAATTTTTCGTCGCGCTGCTCGTTGTGATGGTGGTCTGCTTTGTCAGTATGGGCTGGCGCGTGGGAGTGGTGGTCGCTGCTGCCGTGCCGTTGACGCTGGCTATCGTCTTCGTGGTGATGGAGGCTTCCGGCAAAAACTTCGACCGTATTACGCTGGGTTCATTGATTCTGGCGCTGGGGTTGTTGGTAGATGATGCCATCATCGCCATCGAAATGATGGTGGTGAAAATGGAAGAGGGCTATGACCGCGTTAAAGCCTCGGCCTATGCCTGGAGTCACACGGCGGCACCGATGCTGGCCGGCACGCTGGTGACGGCAGTCGGTTTTATGCCCAACGGTTTCGCGCAATCCACCGCCGGTGAGTACACCAGCAACATGTTCTGGATTGTGGGGATTGCCCTGATTGCTTCGTGGGTGGTCGCGGTGGTATTTACGCCTTATCTGGGCGTGAAAATGCTGCCGAACATCAAAACGGTTGAGGGTGGGCACGCGGCCATCTACGACACTCGACATTACAACCGCTTTCGCCGATTGCTGACGCAGGTCATCGCGCGCAAATGGGTAGTGGCAGGCACCGTTATTGCCGTTTTCACTGTCGCTATTCTTGGCATGGGGCTGGTGAAAAAACAATTTTTCCCGACCTCCGATCGCCCAGAGGTGCTGGTAGAAATCCAGATGCCGTATGGTACGTCGATTGAGCAGACCAGCGCCGCCGCCGCAAAAGTTGAAGCCTGGCTGAAGAATCAGAAAGAGGCAAAAATCGTGACGTCCTATATCGGGCAGGGCTCACCCCGTTTCTTCCTAGCCATGGCACCAGAGCTGCCCGATCCGTCTTTTGCGAAAATTGTTGTGCTGACGGACAACCCAGAAGCGCGTGAGGCGCTGAAATTCCGGCTTCGTGAAGTCGCTGCTGAGGGCCTGGCACCCGAGGCGCTGGTGCGTGTGACGCAACTGGTGTTTGGCCCGAATTCACCTTATCCGGTTGCCTACCGTGTCATGGGGCCGGATCCCGCTCAGCTACGCGAGATTGCAGGCAAGGTAGAAAAGGTGATGCTGGGTAGTCCGATGATGAGAACCGTCAACACCGACTGGGGCCCGCAGGTGCCGACGCTGCATTTTACGCTCAATCAGGACCGCCTGCAGGCGGTGGGATTGACATCGAATGCTGTTGCTCAGCAGCTTCAGTTCCTGCTATCGGGCGTTCCGATCACGTCTGTGCGTGAAGATATCCGTTCGGTGCAAGTTATGGCACGCGCGGCGGGGAATATCCGACTCGATCCTGAAAAAATAGCAGGTTTTACTCTGGTGGGTTCTGCCGGTCAGCGTATTCCTTTGTCACAGATAGGGGATGTCGGTGTGCAGATGGAAGACCCTATTCTGCGCCGTCGCGATCGTACCCCGACGTTCACCGTGCGCGGTGATATCGCTGAAAATCTGCAACCGCCGGATGTCTCGACGGCGATCCTGAAACAGTTACAGCCCGTCATCGATACACTTCCGGCCGGATATCGCATTGAGCAGGCGGGGCCAATTGAAGAGTCGGCAAAAGCCACCGGGGCGATGGCTCCGCTGTTCCCCATCATGATTGCCATGACGCTGTTGATAATCATCCTTCAGGTGCGCTCGATGTCGGCGATGGTAATGGTCTTCCTCACCGCGCCACTGGGGCTGATTGGGGTGGTGCCAACGCTGCTGATCTTCAATCAGCCGTTTGGTATCAATGCGCTTGTGGGACTGATTGCTCTGTCGGGCATCCTAATGCGTAACACCTTGATCCTGATAGGGCAGATCCATCACAACGAGCAGGAAGGGCTAGCGCCGTTCCACGCGGTGGTGGAAGCGACAGTACAGCGAGCCCGGCCCGTGTTGCTCACGGCGATGGCCGCCATACTGGCGTTTATCCCGCTGACGCATTCTGTCTTCTGGGGAACGCTGGCTTATACCCTGATTGGCGGGACATTTGGCGGCACCATCATCACGTTGGTATTCCTGCCTGCAATGTATGCCATCTGGTTCAAGATACGTCCCGATGACCAGAAGCGTGTAGAACAACAGGCTACTGCGTGA
- a CDS encoding efflux RND transporter periplasmic adaptor subunit has protein sequence MLRLKSATIAVCLLPLALVACGDASDVDDPRNLPPLVRAATVVSAVDASRAFTGVVVARVQSDLGFRVQGKILERLVDTGQTVKRSQPLMRLDPIDLSLQAQAQQQAVTAARARAKQAIDDEARYRGLVTAGAISASAYDQIKAAAETAKADLSAAQAQADVARNATGYAVLLADADGVVVDTLAEPGQVVSAGQPVVRLARAGQREAIVQLPETLRPAVGSEAQATLYGIDKQSVPAKLRLLSDAADPVTRTFEARYVLEGALASAPLGSTVTLNIAEGKLPAQVLQVPIAAIYDAGKGPGVWGISDKPAKVSWHPVQVIGLGDDTARVTSGLQPGEQIVALGAHLLHDGEAVRTVAQSDVSVAGGQP, from the coding sequence ATGCTTCGGCTCAAATCTGCCACTATTGCTGTTTGCCTGTTGCCTCTCGCCCTGGTGGCGTGTGGCGACGCTTCTGACGTCGACGATCCCCGCAATCTGCCTCCTCTGGTGAGAGCGGCTACCGTGGTGAGCGCCGTTGATGCTTCCCGTGCATTCACTGGCGTTGTTGTCGCCCGAGTTCAAAGCGACCTTGGCTTTAGAGTGCAGGGCAAAATCCTTGAACGTCTGGTGGATACCGGGCAGACCGTGAAACGCAGTCAGCCTTTGATGCGTTTGGACCCCATCGATCTCAGTTTGCAGGCACAAGCCCAGCAGCAGGCTGTTACCGCGGCCCGTGCCCGAGCCAAACAGGCGATCGATGACGAAGCTCGTTATCGTGGCCTGGTCACTGCAGGTGCTATATCCGCTTCAGCCTACGATCAGATAAAGGCTGCTGCTGAGACGGCGAAAGCGGATCTGAGCGCCGCGCAGGCTCAGGCCGATGTGGCGCGTAATGCTACGGGGTATGCCGTACTGCTGGCCGATGCCGACGGCGTGGTGGTAGACACGCTGGCTGAACCTGGGCAGGTGGTCAGTGCAGGGCAGCCTGTTGTCCGACTGGCGCGAGCGGGGCAGCGGGAGGCTATCGTGCAATTGCCAGAGACACTACGTCCAGCTGTTGGGAGCGAGGCTCAGGCCACGCTGTACGGTATCGATAAACAGTCAGTTCCAGCGAAACTGCGCCTCCTCTCCGATGCGGCAGACCCTGTGACGCGCACCTTCGAGGCGAGGTATGTCCTTGAGGGCGCGTTGGCGAGCGCACCGCTTGGCTCCACCGTCACACTCAATATTGCTGAAGGCAAGTTACCTGCGCAGGTTCTTCAGGTGCCTATCGCCGCGATTTATGATGCGGGGAAAGGGCCGGGTGTCTGGGGTATTTCAGACAAACCTGCCAAAGTGTCGTGGCATCCTGTTCAGGTGATTGGGTTGGGGGATGACACGGCGAGAGTGACTAGCGGCCTACAGCCCGGTGAACAGATTGTGGCTTTAGGCGCACATCTGTTGCATGACGGTGAGGCCGTCCGCACGGTTGCACAAAGTGATGTCAGTGTCGCCGGGGGCCAACCATGA
- a CDS encoding TetR/AcrR family transcriptional regulator translates to MTKHTNAHPPRGPSDHSVRDQVVEAATEHFGHFGYEKTTVSDLAKAIGFSKAYIYKFFDSKQAIGEMICANRLAMIMDIVNSAIADVPTASEKLRRLFKALIDAGGDLFFHDRKLYDIAAVSSRDRWPSAARYEENLRQLVQQILLEGRQSGEFERKTPLDEAAHAIYLVMRPYVCPVQLQYNLDTSASAAVLLPSLILRSLAP, encoded by the coding sequence ATGACTAAACATACGAATGCACATCCCCCACGTGGGCCGTCGGACCATAGCGTCCGAGATCAGGTTGTGGAAGCTGCCACTGAGCACTTCGGACACTTTGGCTATGAGAAGACAACGGTGTCCGATCTAGCCAAGGCGATTGGGTTTTCTAAGGCATACATCTACAAATTTTTTGATTCTAAGCAGGCGATCGGTGAGATGATCTGCGCTAATCGATTGGCAATGATTATGGATATTGTCAATTCAGCGATCGCGGATGTGCCAACGGCTTCAGAAAAACTGAGACGCCTGTTCAAAGCCTTGATAGACGCGGGCGGCGACTTATTTTTTCACGATCGCAAGCTGTATGACATCGCCGCTGTATCCTCTCGCGACAGGTGGCCTTCAGCAGCGAGATATGAAGAAAATCTACGCCAGCTTGTTCAACAAATTCTTCTTGAGGGACGACAGTCCGGGGAATTCGAACGCAAGACGCCGCTGGATGAGGCGGCACATGCCATCTATCTGGTCATGCGCCCTTATGTTTGTCCTGTTCAACTGCAATACAATTTGGATACGTCAGCGTCAGCTGCTGTATTACTACCATCGTTGATATTACGGAGTCTGGCACCTTAA
- a CDS encoding efflux transporter outer membrane subunit: MLPLRTLALVVTTSVMAGCAVGPDYHRPDAPLADRYQAQSAAQQSFAKQGNANQTANIAVWWESFNDPLLSELVSRALAQNLDLAQASARMTQARAGLGAATAALLPSGNVSGQATRAYQSVETAQGRLLNSVPGYNRYGNAYETDLNASWEIDVFGGLRRDRQAALADYQASEAGVTATRLAVAAQTADIYIALRGLQTRLKIANRQVNTQQELLEKVQLLHSKGLAAEYQVRQTEGSLSQVQATVPVLQTGIDAAMNALDVMLGTPPGTYRNQLASSGPIPQPPQLISTGTPADLLRRRPDIIVAERHLAASNARIGVAISEYYPKFSLNALLGSATSVSSGNLFSNGASQSAGVLGLRWRLFDFGRINAQIDQAKGQEAEALAAYRLSVLSATEDVENALSALLNRETQTTTLTAGETALASARQSSFIAYQKGTASLIDVLHNDETLLQTSDARAQAQTESARAAVATFRALGGGWQPPETAAKML; the protein is encoded by the coding sequence ATGTTACCCCTCCGTACCCTTGCCTTGGTTGTGACTACTAGCGTAATGGCGGGTTGCGCGGTTGGACCGGATTATCATCGTCCGGACGCGCCACTCGCGGATCGTTATCAGGCGCAATCCGCCGCACAGCAATCTTTCGCAAAACAAGGAAACGCAAACCAGACTGCCAACATTGCCGTCTGGTGGGAAAGCTTTAATGATCCCTTACTGAGTGAGTTAGTTTCAAGGGCTCTCGCACAGAATCTTGATTTAGCCCAAGCGTCCGCACGGATGACTCAGGCACGTGCTGGGCTTGGCGCGGCAACAGCGGCTCTGCTGCCATCAGGTAACGTCAGCGGACAGGCCACTCGCGCGTATCAGTCGGTTGAAACCGCACAAGGCCGGTTGCTCAACTCGGTTCCTGGCTACAATCGCTACGGCAATGCCTATGAAACCGACCTCAACGCAAGCTGGGAGATTGACGTTTTCGGTGGTCTGCGACGCGATCGTCAGGCGGCACTGGCTGACTATCAGGCTTCAGAGGCTGGCGTAACAGCCACGCGGCTGGCCGTCGCCGCGCAGACTGCCGATATTTATATCGCCCTGCGCGGGTTACAAACTCGTTTGAAGATAGCCAATCGGCAGGTTAATACACAGCAAGAATTGCTAGAAAAAGTGCAGCTACTCCACAGCAAAGGGCTAGCCGCAGAGTATCAAGTCCGCCAGACCGAAGGCTCACTTTCACAGGTTCAGGCAACCGTGCCCGTTCTCCAAACGGGTATCGATGCTGCGATGAACGCGTTGGACGTCATGCTCGGCACGCCTCCTGGAACCTATCGTAATCAGTTGGCTTCTTCGGGTCCTATTCCACAGCCCCCACAGCTCATATCAACAGGGACACCTGCCGATCTGCTGCGTCGTAGACCCGATATTATCGTAGCCGAACGCCATCTCGCGGCGTCCAACGCGCGCATCGGGGTCGCCATCAGCGAGTATTATCCTAAATTTTCACTCAACGCATTACTCGGTAGCGCAACATCGGTGTCGAGCGGCAACCTGTTCTCCAACGGTGCCAGCCAATCGGCGGGTGTATTGGGGCTGCGCTGGCGACTCTTCGATTTCGGCCGTATTAACGCTCAGATCGATCAGGCTAAGGGGCAGGAAGCCGAAGCATTGGCAGCTTACCGTCTGTCAGTATTAAGCGCGACCGAAGACGTTGAGAACGCACTCTCGGCGCTGCTCAATCGTGAGACGCAGACAACAACATTAACCGCAGGCGAAACGGCGTTGGCTAGCGCACGCCAATCATCTTTCATCGCTTACCAGAAAGGGACCGCCAGCCTGATTGACGTCCTGCATAACGATGAAACCCTGTTGCAGACTTCCGACGCCAGAGCGCAGGCCCAGACGGAATCTGCACGCGCAGCGGTCGCTACGTTTAGGGCGCTCGGCGGTGGCTGGCAGCCTCCAGAAACCGCTGCGAAGATGCTCTAA
- a CDS encoding SDR family oxidoreductase yields the protein MTAKNNAWVLITGASGGFGEEFARQYAAQGKSLILVARRLNKLELLAAELRERFNIDVMVEQADLSVMTAISDLHSRLREQNIVVDILINNAGHGLQGSFLDQPLDDALDMINLDIASLTAMTRLFAEDMRVRRKGHILMVASLLSYQGVKNFAVYSAAKAYVLRFSDALHRELKDDGIIVTALCPGMSDTGFATVANQKITPLLKGAMMQPKPVVQAGIRALQAGRMSVVPGMGNKAITLLTWATPRWLHQAIMARVMGV from the coding sequence ATGACAGCAAAAAACAATGCGTGGGTGCTCATCACAGGGGCTTCAGGCGGATTTGGCGAAGAGTTCGCGCGTCAATATGCCGCGCAGGGAAAATCACTCATTCTGGTGGCTCGGCGGCTCAATAAGCTTGAATTGCTGGCAGCAGAATTGCGGGAGCGTTTTAACATTGATGTGATGGTTGAACAGGCCGATCTTTCTGTGATGACCGCAATTAGCGATCTGCACAGTCGACTGCGGGAACAAAATATTGTGGTTGATATATTAATTAACAATGCTGGCCATGGTTTGCAGGGCAGCTTTTTGGATCAACCACTGGATGACGCGCTGGACATGATCAATCTGGATATCGCAAGTTTGACAGCAATGACTCGGCTCTTTGCAGAAGATATGCGCGTCAGGCGGAAAGGACATATTTTGATGGTCGCCAGCCTGTTGTCTTATCAGGGCGTAAAGAATTTTGCCGTTTACTCAGCAGCGAAAGCGTATGTGCTCCGGTTCTCCGATGCTCTGCATCGTGAGCTTAAAGACGACGGCATCATTGTCACCGCGCTTTGTCCGGGTATGTCTGACACTGGCTTTGCTACCGTCGCCAACCAGAAAATAACCCCTCTATTAAAAGGGGCAATGATGCAGCCTAAACCGGTTGTACAAGCCGGCATCCGAGCGCTTCAGGCTGGGCGAATGAGCGTTGTTCCGGGGATGGGAAATAAGGCAATTACATTGCTGACCTGGGCAACGCCACGCTGGTTACATCAGGCCATCATGGCCCGTGTGATGGGTGTATAA